The following nucleotide sequence is from Portunus trituberculatus isolate SZX2019 chromosome 6, ASM1759143v1, whole genome shotgun sequence.
ggTGTCTGTCAGTGAGTGGAAACAAGCTGGTGGAGTTGCCAGCTTCAGTAAGGCGATTGAGGTTGAGTATGCTGGAGGTATGTGAGAACCCCTTCACCACCCCCCTTGGCATTGTCCGGGACCGGCTCACCTCCGGGGGGGCGCCGCGACTCAGGGAGGTGGCCGCACGCTCCTGTGTCAAAAGGGGGTGAGTATGGTGGGGTGTGGATTGTTGTGGTGTTTAAAGGGTGAGTATTGGGGTGCTGGAGGGGCCTGTGTCAAGAGGGGTGAGTATTGGGGTACTGGTGGGGTGTGGAGGGGCCTGTGTCAAGACGAGTATGGAGGGGTGTGGGGGTTTGAAAGGGGTGAATGGGGGAAGCGCACAACACATGAGTCACAAACCTGTATGTATTTTTTAACTAGCTAACCTAAatgtccctcttctcccctcactagAGACTCAgaccctcttttcccctctgcaGGCTCAAACCCACAGCCTCAGACATCCCTGCTACCCTAGTGGAGTATTTAGAGAGTTACCTGCACTGCATCTGTGGCCGGCCATGCTTTGAGTCCCACATCTTGGCCTGCATTCCACTTAATCTGGAGCGTTTATCCACATCAATAGTGGTGAAGCAGGTCATCCGCTCCACCGTCCCGGCCATGGCCACCCTCTGCTCCCTCCGCTGCTGGGACATGTCCAAGAAGAGGTGATGGAGTAGGTgaaggggtggtggtagtagtagtaggtggtggtggtggtggtgggttgaaataaaaggtggaggaggtttgaaataggaggaggaggaggaggtggaggagtgttgaaataagaggaggaggaggtagaggacaGTTGAaatttgaggaggaggtggaggaggattgaaataggaggaagagaaggaggtggaggagggttaaaaatatgagaaggaagtggaggaggaggaggaggagggagaatagtTGTtgtaggtgaaggaggagggaagagatggtgatggttttagaataggaggaggaggaggaggagtagtagtagaaggtggaggaggaggtggtggaggaggaggaggaggaggaacataagtactttctcctcttttttattggtatactgtattattattattattattattattattattattattattattattattattacatttttaaaGACCAAATATATTGAGGGCATTTACTCCCCCTATAGTGTGTTCCTGTATTCACTTTAGTTACTCCTCTGTCTCcttgtaacattattattattattattattattattattattattattacaagtgTGTCCTCTTTTTAATGTTGTGTATAGGATGTTTTTGTGATATATTTCTGAtgcccattgtgtgtgtgtgtgtgtgtgtgtgtgtgtgtgtgtgtgtgtgtgtgtgtgtgtttaatctgtATTATATTTTTGCAATGAATACAAAATGGTGAATAACTTGTTGTttgatatactctctctctctctctctctctctctctctctctctctctctctctctctctctctctcattattattatttttttttttttttttttttttttttttttttttgtttgtgtgtgttagtctctctctgtgtggacAGCCTCTTGTGTCTCCAGTGTTCCCTCTGCTCCAcgaacaacacaacacaaagcaagGCGAAGCAGTGTTACCCACATCCCCCCCAcccctcacaccacaccaccaccaaccttcCCGtgccctccctcttaaaagctactatatacgtgtgtgtgcaGAGACAAGGGGGGAGGCGGATGAAGGGTGTATGGAAAGcattggggggaggggagaggagagagggaggggcggcAGTCAGGCAGGCCGGCCAGGTGAGGTGTGGGTGTAGCCAATGACAGGTGCCGTGAAGGAAGAATGCCAGATGTCACTTGTTTGAAATTTAgtaggaaaactgcttcattAAGTGAagagccgacacacacacacacacacacacgtgactacCTATATCATTATATACACATTTGTAAAGACATTGTTGTATTTGTGTTGATTGTGGCAAATTAATCCTGATATTGTTGCCGGACACGTCCCGCGCAGTGGTCGGTCGCCGTAGTCGGTGGCAGGTCGCATTTATTTTACCTGAGCTGTGAACCTGTGGTGGCAGCCTGACCCAGgcaggacaaggagagagacagCGAGAATGGTGAAGATAGTGATAATAGTGAGAGTGACgaagagaagagtgagtgtgtgtagcctctcagtaatcagaggttcaCTATTTATACTCCGTTGAGACAAAGCGGACAGCGGTGTGTGGGTTGGTCGCAGGGTGATGCTGGTGACACGGACACCAGTCACCAAACAGTgtttggctaacgtaagtaacatattggtgtaactcatcatttcacggtgttGCCATGTCATAGcgtaacgttggtaacctccaggacaacatgtcagtgaactaacacctgcagatATTTGAAAACCCCCCAATAATGCAAGCCTTCCATACGTCAACAAACCAATCCCCGGAcccgctgcctctctctcagccattgtctgcctcgcctctcactcattacaggccaggcAGGTCACAAAGTGcagccataggcctaatctttcatgtcccTTGTTGAaatatatccgcaattacctgatttgtgtaatatggaggctcagtgaggGGAAGTGGGCCGGGCCGGGAGGTGACGTCACGACCCGCcatgctgtgacgtcatcaccgcCTCCCGCCCAAACGTCCCAGATCGTTGACTTCCACTATTATagatatttgtctcagttcatttatttcgagtcacaagtgccttttaagggtttgtAATGATAGTTCgttgtgttttgcgtgtgttccatgcttgagttgagtgaagtgcgGTGATTTAGAGGGTGTTTGAGACTTAAAGGAGAGGGCGAAAATACGTCAAAATTTTCCTCCCCGCTgtgagtgattttttatttgaggttgtagcgaagtgtttgtgttttcaaagaacagtttatgatggaaaaagtgtgcaaggctcctgataAGTTAGAGATGTGGACTGTAAGAGTGATTTGttgtcctgttaatattgtaaataacgtcgttttttaaatatttatttttctaatacggcgagttgccaggttttgatatatggaaatgatagtcataatttttgaaagaCGTTATCAATCctgttgaatgaaattggtgggctttggaATTGTTTTTAAGTAAGTCGAAGTTCAAATACTttatttattatgatttttgaaatatttttattaATCCTTTTCCTggaaatatttttatattttaggaattagttttgattgataacaagtcagaatttttataacattcgtgtccagctgcctttttgggaatcctcattttcaaaatgaattgCGTTAcgtatatatgtgacgtcatcaagggggCCCACCTGGTGGTCCCAGACCCACACCCATCTCCCGGCCCGAGGGtggggcgtgggtgggtgggtggctgtgtgtgtgtgtgtgtgtgtgtgtgtgtgtgtgtgtgtgtgtgtgtgtgtgtgtgtgtgtgtgttttgcctcgTCTTTCGTTATAAAGAGGGGAGGGGGCCTCCTGGCTGGTCCCAGGCCCACATCCACCTCCCGGCCCGAGGGtggggcgtgggtgggtgggtgtgtgtgtgtgtgtgtgtgtgtgtgtgtgtgtgtgtgtgtgtgtgtgtgtgttgcctcgtCTTTCGTTatgaagaggggagggggcCTCCTGGCTGGTCCCAGGCCCACACCCACCTCCCGGCCCGAGGGtggggcgtgggtgggtgggtggctgtgtgtgtgtgtgtgtgtgtgtgtgtgtgtgtgtgtgttgcctcgtCTTTCGTTatgaagaggggagggggcCTCCTGGTAAGACCCAGGCCCACACCAACCTCCCGGCCCTAGGgtagggcgtgtgtgtgtgtgtgtgtgtgtgtgtgtgtgtgtgtgtgtgtgtgtgcgcgtgtgtgtgtgtgcgttgttatcccacatacatacatacactcatttCCAAGGTATTAATAACCATAAACATTAGCAAGGctgtatatttattcatttatatatctattcatccatttattcatctatttatttatttatttatttatttattgcgctGTCCGTGTGAAAATAAAGCAGTTTTATTACAATGctgaagagagacaaagaaaatggaggctTTTTGGGAGACTACTCAAATTTGACACGTAAAGGCAAATAgcatagaaaacgagaagacgatagaagaaaacgaaaaaaaagaagaaaaaggggagtagaagatggaaggatacataaaagtggaagagaatgagaggaagaagaagaggaggaatagatgatgcagagatgggaaggaagaacaCAGTCTTAACTCAGCCCCCCAATCAGTCCCCAACACCCCCCTAACTCAGCCCCCTTAACTAATACTATCATAATAACCCCAATTCATAGataccccccccccaaaaaaaaaaaaaaatcagccccCACTCACCCTAATCTCAACACTTAATTTACCCCCTCATCACCCCAACTCAGGCCCCAAGACCCCCAATCAGCCCCCTCCCATCAGCCCCCCACTAGTActcatattcataataatcTACATATTCATAGTTTTCAGGGTCAaagttgaagacatccgtaagttCCTCGTGAGTGAACCCCCCGCTATTGTAGAAGGTCTCAAGTCTGTCTCTGGCATTACTGAAGACGTCAGGGAAGGGCGGCGGCTGGTACGGCTCCTCTACGGTCCTATCTGGTTcgtctgtagtagtagtagtagtggtagtaggagtagtagtaggggtagttgtggtggtagggaTATTAgtagtggttttggtggtgtatgaggtagttgtggtagtggtgggggtggttgtagtggtggtgggagtagtagtggtagtgggtgtttgagtagttgtagtggttccAGGGCTGGTTATGcagttagtagtggtgggtagtagtagtagtgggtgaagtagtagtagtagtagtagtagtagtagtagtagtagtagtagtagtagtagtagtaggtgtagtagtTACAGTAGTAGATGTAGATGTAGATGATGTTTTCTctccgtcctccttctcctcctcctcctcctcatcatcatcatcatcatctcctcctcctcctcctcctcctccttctcctctttatcttcctcctcctcctcatcataaACCTCTAAAGCTGCCTTACTAACAGGTGAAAGATAcgaagcagtagtagcattagcagtagcagtagtagttatattcaaaggttcttcctcCAGCTCCGTTCCAGCAACTTTCCCGTCAAGGATTCTCACTCGGATTCCTAACTTCCTCATTAACTCCAGCGCCCTCTCGTCCCCAgcctctattttctccttcagcCTGTTCATCACGATCTTAAACTTCTCCTTGGATCCGGATAACTTCAACTTCACCTTCCTGTATCCGGATTTGATAGCGGAACCTACTTTGACCGCTCCTCTTCCGATCGCTTTCCCGGCTCGAACTGTGAGGTGTTTCGTGGCGTTCAATCCGCTTTTCACACTTGTTTTGATCCTCCTAGCCACTCCGGACACTGCTCCAAGCCACCCCCACCCCGATggcttagcggtggtggtggtggtgggaggtgtggtggtggtgtggttgtagtagtaggtagtatggctaaatctttctcttgttcatggggttcctctgttccttcttctgcttcttcttctgcttctttgtcTCCGTCACTTCCTCCCTACAGGTGTAATGGATACAGGTgttagttcgtgtgtgtgtgtgtgccttcttTGTATTGCactatcatcacacacacacacacacacacacacacactcacccaaaaCCACAGCAGGTGTCTCTGTGGAGCGTCGCCCCTCACCACAGCGGCGGCGCCCCCCTCTTTACTCGCCTGTGGTGGGACCCGGGCCgcccccaccaccgccactgccaccaccatcaccacccacgcccgcacccatactctctctctcatctgaaaGTGTGGGGAGTGTTATGctaattaataatgatgatgataataataataataataataataagaagaagaagaagagatagaagaagaaaaagaagacgaagagaagattaataatgataataataacaataatgataataataataataagaagaagaagaaaagaagaaaaaaaaaagaagaagaaaaggaatcagaacaaaaacaagaagaaaataaaggaaggacagtaacggtggtggtggataggaagaggaagaggaagaggaggaggaggaggaggaggaggaggagtcacgtACTACATACAAGAGTAGGTCATGATTAGAACACGTACAAACGCACTCAGTTGACctcccacgagagagagagagagagagagagagagagagagagagagagagagagagagagagagagaacctaacctaacttatttaTTTCCACTATCACCTAACtaacttcattctctctctctctctctctctctctctctctctctctctctctctctctctctctctctctcactaagaaTTACAAGAAagtacgaaaagaagaaaagaagaaaagaagaagaaaatgaagaaaaagaagaaaataagaaataaagaagaaaaaggaaaatgaagaagagaaggaaaagaaagaaaagaaagaagagaagaaaatatagaagaggaggaaaataaagaagagaagaagaaaaataaagaaaaaaggaaaattatacaagaaaaggaggaaaaatgaagaaaataaggaaaatatgaaagaaaaggaacataaagaagaaaagaagaaaaaataataaagaagagaagaaggaaaataaagaaaagaaggaaaattatgcaagacaaagaaagaaaattaagaaaaacaaggaaaatatagaaagaaaacggaaaaaagatagaaggaaaaaatacacaagacaagaaggaaatgaagaaaacgaagacaggaaaacaaggaaaatgaagagaaaaaaagcaaggaaaatagaaaagaaggaaaatagaaaaggaaaagtagaaaaaaaaaacacttacctttaatttttttcccaagaagattttttttttttcttttccttttcttttctttcaacaaaattttccttcacagaactttattttcttcttcttcttcttcttcttcttcttcttcttcttcttcttggtgtaTGTTCTATGTGCGTGGCTGCTCCcgcttgtgtatatgtgtgtgtgtgtgtgtgtgtgtgcgtgtgcgtgtctgCCTGTCGCCTTTGATGGTTAGAACTGAACTggagggcgtgtgtgtgtgagtgagtgtgtgtgtgtgtgtgtgtgtgtgtgtgtgtgtgtgtgtgtgtgtgtgtgttgagtgtagaGTGTACTAGAAAGAGGAAGTTGGGGGATTTCTAAaacattcatgagagagagagagagagagagagagagagagagagagagagagagagagagagagagagagagagagagagagagagagagagaagaggaaggaaaaatgaaaaggaagagaagagggaagagaaagaagaaatggtgtgagaggtaaaaggaagaggaagagatgaggggaagaggaagaggaggaggaggaggaggaggaggaggagggatgagtaAGAGGGAGGAGGCTTTAGATGAAGTGACGCGGGGTTTTTTAATGCGTCTTTATGGTTTTAtggagagattaacaagatttctgcgtGACTGATAGGAGAAGCAGTGTATGGAGATTTAAAAGGAATTAGCTGGATATATAGAAAGGGTTATAGAgagaattaaccctttcagtactgggacacatttttccttgagatttgtgcaccattagaccattttattgacattagcaagagtttatggaggtcagaagattaatggccacagtcttcactattttaaccctttcagtactgggacacattttttccttgagatttgtgcaccattagaccattttattaacattagcaagggtctatggaggtcagaggattaatggccacagtcttcactattttaaccctttcagtactgggagacattttataccttgagatttgtgcaccattagaccattttattaacattagcaagggtctatggaggtcagaggattaatggctacagtcttcactattttaaccccccacatgagtttgtgaagctgtataaaatcaccaaatagttaccagaaggagttacggaaacgcgtcacggtactgaaggggttaacgagaTTCAAACCTTCttaacacaacaaactctctaaAAAGACAACTTCTTATTACTCATCTAATACTTATTGGCGTATTTCCCTCGATTTTGTCATGTATTCTCGCTTATCTTCCTCCTGATAAGACCCACCAGTTCTCGGAAGCGTTAGGGAGGCTgcgatagtagaagtagtggtagtagtagttgttgtagtaatagtagtagtagtagtagcagtagtagtggtagtaatagtagtagtggtggtggtggtgacaaattcttgtatatttctattttaatgttctgtgtgtgtgtgtgtgtgtgtgtgtgtgtgtgtgtgtgtgtgtgtgtgtgtgtgtgtgtgtgcagtcgtTAGCGAGataagatagtgtgtgtgtgtgtgtgtgtgtgtgtgtgtgtgtgtgtgtgtgtgtgtgtgtgtgtgtgtgtgttcatcaagccacattctctctctctctctctctctctctctctctctctctctctctctctctctctctctctctctctctctctctctctctctcctaataacaccactctccttatctctctatttatttctacaCAACACATTAATTACAAAAGCACAGTTCTGATAcagtcaccattatcatcaccattatcatcaccattactacctctattcaccattatcatcaccattaccattagaGAGATAATTATTTACTAAAGACacagaaataatatataaaaagaaatattccaacattttttttcatttccagagagagagagagagagagagagagagagagagagagagagacaacagaaggagaggaaaagagaataaaaagagagaaaagaagaaaactcactaaagacaatggaaaataagagaaagaaatatttgactttttttttttttacatccagagagagagagagagagagagaggaaataaaaaaaaagagaaaaaagaaagaaaaaatcacccaaacaacagaaaataagaaagaaaaatcctcCAACAATTTTTACATCCAGAGAgacaaaacagcaacagaaaatgaaaaaaaaagaaaataaaaagagagaaaacacagaaaacttaaccaaaaataagaaaaacggaTGTAAACAAACTCTTTTCAGCCCAGACTAAAGTAAATTAATCTTCCTTCACTCTACCTCACTCCGCCTCTATTTTAAACGCAAAGAACACATCTAAACCATAAGCCACGGcggaaaagaagcagaaggcGCCGCAGGTTGCCCCCACAGGAGACGCAGACGCCTCCACCAGCACCACGATGCCGCAGATGACCATGAAGAGACTCAGGACGCCGCTTAGTAAAATCTCCTGagggtggggaagagagagtgttggtttttttttttttttttattttagtggtGATATGAAGAGGAATGGTGGTGAtaacgaggaggtggaggaagaagaagaagaaaaggaggaggagaaggaggagagtaagaaaagaagagaaaccaaaagaagaaggaaaagaaaagaaagaagaagaaagaaagaagaggaaaaggaaggatgaaagaagaagaaagagaaaaaaaagaaagcgagaaaaaatagatatataaaactaattctctctctctctctctctctctctctctctctctctctctctctctctctctctctctctctctctctctctctctctctctctctctctctctcaccaggacaCGGGCGGGGGCGGCCAGCATGTTCTGGGTGAAGACAGCCAGCGCGGTGAAGAAAGCCATGAACACTGTCCCGGTCACGAAGTCCCTCCAGTCGGTCCACAAGCCGAACCACGTGCCCagggtcaccaccaccagcagctgaGGTCACAAGGTCAGCAGAGGTCAAGGTGGGTGAGGTCAAatgaagttaggttaagatttacctatttattttatttattattttttatttagtttaatttttatttagttaggttaggttaggttgggttgggttgggttgggttagcaTTCAggatagtggtgaatgattgagagtactggttaactcctgcattagagaggtggacagaatagtggtgaatgattgagagtactggttaactcttgcattagggagttggacagaatagggatgagaggaagaagaaagccttgtgcagcgaaggtacgggaggaggggaggcaatcagttagcaagatcagtagagcagttagcatgaaaatagcgataaaagatagaaagagatgcaacattccggcggtgagaaagaggctgaagacagtcagtcagaggaggggagttgatgagacgaaaagcttttgattccaccctatctaataaaactgtgtgagtggaattcccccctccccccaaaaaaaaaaaacatgcgaagagtactccagacaaggacagataaggcccttgtacagagttag
It contains:
- the LOC123516868 gene encoding defective chorion-1 protein, FC177 isoform-like: ERFSHTTYYYNHTTTTPPTTTTTAKPSGWGWLGAVSGVARRIKTSVKSGLNATKHLTVRAGKAIGRGAVKVGSAIKSGYRKVKLKLSGSKEKFKIVMNRLKEKIEAGDERALELMRKLGIRVRILDGKVAGTELEEEPLNITTTATANATTASYLSPVSKAALEVYDEEEEEDKEEKEEEEEEEEMMMMMMRRRRRRRRTERKHHLHLHLLLTTTTPTTTTTTSYTTKTTTNIPTTTTTPTTTPTTTTTTTTDEPDRTVEEPYQPPPFPDVFSNARDRLETFYNSGGFTHEELTDVFNFDPENYEYVDYYEYEY
- the LOC123517478 gene encoding uncharacterized protein LOC123517478; amino-acid sequence: MAMMEYLLSPRGFIKLSQMLLVVVTLGTWFGLWTDWRDFVTGTVFMAFFTALAVFTQNMLAAPARVLEILLSGVLSLFMVICGIVVLVEASASPVGATCGAFCFFSAVAYGLDVFFAFKIEAE